The following coding sequences are from one Hippopotamus amphibius kiboko isolate mHipAmp2 chromosome 9, mHipAmp2.hap2, whole genome shotgun sequence window:
- the FAHD1 gene encoding acylpyruvase FAHD1, mitochondrial has product MAATRPLSRFWEWGKNIVCVGRNYADHVREMQSAAPSEPVLFLKPSTAYAPEGSPVLVPAYTRNLHHELELAVVMGKRCRAVPEAAAMDYVGGYALCLDMTARDVQDECKKKGLPWTLAKSFTASCPVSAFVPKEKIPDPHNLKLWLKVNGELRQEGETSSMIFSIPYIISYVSKIMTLEEGDIILTGTPKGVGPVKENDEIQAGIHRIVTMRFKVEKPEY; this is encoded by the coding sequence ATGGCTGCCACTAGGCCGCTGTCCCGCTTCTGGGAGTGGGGGAAGAACATAGTGTGCGTCGGCAGGAACTACGCGGACCACGTCCGGGAGATGCAGAGCGCCGCGCCGAGCGAGCCGGTGCTCTTCCTGAAGCCGTCCACCGCCTACGCCCCCGAGGGCTCGCCAGTCCTCGTGCCCGCCTATACCCGCAACCTGCACCACGAGCTCGAGCTGGCCGTGGTGATGGGCAAGCGCTGCCGCGCCGTCCCTGAGGCGGCGGCCATGGACTATGTGGGCGGCTATGCCCTGTGCCTGGACATGACCGCCAGGGACGTGCAGGACGAATGCAAGAAGAAGGGGCTGCCCTGGACTCTGGCCAAGAGCTTCACGGCCTCCTGCCCGGTCAGCGCGTTCGTGCCCAAAGAGAAGATCCCTGACCCTCACAACCTGAAGCTCTGGCTCAAGGTCAACGGCGAACTCAGGCAGGAGGGTGAGACATCCTCCAtgattttttccatcccctacaTCATCAGCTACGTTTCTAAGATTATGACCTTGGAAGAAGGAGATATCATCTTGACAGGGACGCCAAAGGGAGTGGGACCTGTTAAAGAAAACGATGAGATCCAGGCTGGCATACACAGGATCGTCACTATGAGATTTAAGGTGGAAAAGCCAGAATATTGA